In one Litoribacterium kuwaitense genomic region, the following are encoded:
- a CDS encoding DUF2553 family protein gives MDSSQRLINVTSDVYAKLGEGSLVLYHGEDQIGSIQASSSLLAYQLKPGYTLSNDNKQIYHSVQSAPGIEKQDTEDCDLGWCR, from the coding sequence ATGGATTCGAGTCAACGTTTGATCAACGTAACATCTGACGTCTATGCCAAGCTCGGCGAAGGAAGCTTAGTGCTCTATCACGGTGAAGATCAAATTGGCTCTATTCAAGCGTCTTCCTCTTTGCTGGCGTACCAGTTAAAACCGGGATACACATTGAGTAATGACAATAAGCAGATTTATCACTCCGTCCAGTCAGCACCGGGAATTGAGAAACAGGATACGGAAGATTGTGATCTGGGCTGGTGCAGGTAA
- the gcvH gene encoding glycine cleavage system protein GcvH, which produces MNLPKELRYSEEHEWVKEEGGNVRIGITDFAQSELGDIVFVELPEAGDTIEKDEPFGSVESVKTVSELYAPLSGKVVEVNENLEDSPELVNEEPYEGAWMIVVEPSNEADKEELMSAEEYQEMVEED; this is translated from the coding sequence ATGAATTTACCAAAGGAATTGCGTTACTCAGAAGAGCATGAATGGGTGAAGGAAGAAGGAGGAAACGTCCGGATTGGGATTACGGATTTTGCCCAGTCTGAATTAGGTGACATCGTGTTTGTGGAGCTCCCTGAAGCAGGCGATACAATTGAGAAAGACGAGCCTTTTGGCAGCGTCGAGTCAGTTAAAACCGTTTCAGAGCTGTATGCACCTCTCAGCGGAAAAGTTGTTGAAGTGAATGAAAACCTTGAAGACAGCCCTGAGCTTGTCAACGAAGAACCATATGAAGGCGCTTGGATGATTGTCGTAGAACCTTCAAATGAAGCGGATAAAGAAGAGTTAATGTCTGCCGAAGAGTATCAAGAAATGGTAGAAGAAGACTAA